The following proteins are co-located in the Alphaproteobacteria bacterium genome:
- a CDS encoding ribulose-bisphosphate carboxylase, producing MDQSSRYANLKLSEADLIAGGRHVLCAYRMKPKGNEDYLAAAAHFAAESSTGTNVEVCTTDDFTRGVDALVYEIDPAKELMKIAYPVDLFDRNIIDGRAMMVSFLTLTIGNNQGMGDIEYAKMQDFYVPPAYLQLFDGPSVNISEMWRVLGRPQTNGGMVVGTIIKPKLGLRPEPFAKACYDFWLGGDFIKNDEPQGNQVFAPMKETIRLVADSMKRAQDKTGRAKLFSANITADDPAEMLARGHYILETFGPDASHVAFLVDGFVGGPTAVTLARRNFPSQFLHYHRAGHGMVTSNQSKRGYNVLVHMKMARLQGASGIHTGTMGYGKMEGDPSDKIVAYMLENDIADGLYYRQDWQGMKACTPIISGGMNALRLPGFFDNLGHTNIIQTSGGGAFGHKDGAIAGALSLRQAHDAWLAGVNLVDYARDHAELRGAFESFANDADRLYPGWRDALKVKAA from the coding sequence ATGGACCAGTCTAGCCGTTATGCCAATCTGAAGCTGTCGGAGGCCGACCTGATCGCAGGCGGTCGTCACGTTTTGTGCGCCTATCGCATGAAGCCCAAGGGCAACGAAGACTATCTGGCCGCCGCCGCGCATTTCGCCGCCGAATCATCCACCGGCACCAATGTCGAAGTCTGCACGACCGACGATTTCACGCGCGGCGTCGATGCGCTGGTCTACGAGATCGATCCCGCCAAGGAATTGATGAAGATCGCCTATCCCGTTGATCTGTTCGATCGCAACATTATCGACGGGCGCGCCATGATGGTGTCGTTCCTGACGCTGACCATCGGCAACAATCAAGGCATGGGCGACATCGAATACGCCAAGATGCAAGATTTTTACGTGCCGCCCGCCTATCTGCAATTGTTCGATGGACCTTCCGTCAACATCTCGGAAATGTGGCGCGTGCTGGGCCGTCCGCAGACCAATGGCGGCATGGTGGTGGGCACCATCATCAAGCCCAAGCTGGGCCTGCGTCCCGAACCCTTCGCCAAGGCCTGCTACGATTTCTGGCTGGGCGGCGATTTCATCAAGAACGACGAGCCGCAGGGCAATCAGGTTTTCGCGCCCATGAAGGAAACCATCCGTCTGGTGGCCGATTCCATGAAGCGCGCCCAAGACAAGACTGGTCGGGCGAAATTGTTCTCGGCCAACATCACGGCCGACGACCCTGCCGAAATGCTGGCCCGCGGCCATTACATCCTGGAAACCTTCGGCCCCGACGCCAGCCATGTCGCCTTCCTGGTCGATGGTTTCGTGGGCGGCCCGACGGCGGTTACGCTGGCTAGGCGCAATTTCCCCAGTCAGTTCCTGCATTATCACCGCGCCGGTCACGGCATGGTGACCAGCAACCAGTCCAAGCGCGGCTACAATGTGCTGGTGCACATGAAGATGGCCCGCCTGCAAGGCGCATCGGGCATCCATACCGGCACCATGGGCTATGGCAAGATGGAAGGCGATCCCTCCGACAAGATCGTCGCCTACATGCTGGAGAACGACATCGCCGACGGGCTTTACTATCGTCAGGATTGGCAGGGCATGAAGGCTTGCACGCCCATCATCTCGGGCGGCATGAACGCGTTGCGCCTGCCCGGTTTCTTTGACAATCTGGGCCATACCAACATCATCCAAACGTCCGGCGGCGGCGCTTTCGGCCATAAGGACGGCGCCATCGCGGGTGCTTTGTCGCTGAGGCAGGCTCACGACGCTTGGCTGGCGGGCGTCAACTTGGTCGATTACGCAAGGGATCATGCCGAGTTGCGGGGCGCCTTCGAAAGTTTCGCCAACGACGCCGACCGACTGTATCCGGGCTGGCGCGACGCTTTGAAGGTGAAAGCCGCCTGA